In one Melaminivora jejuensis genomic region, the following are encoded:
- a CDS encoding ATP-binding cassette domain-containing protein, with product MQGFGLQPHLEKAMFQLSTGSQRKVLLAAALASGAPLTLIDEPVAALDRSSIAYLCAALAREAARPPGLARRVLAVAHWDALADDIAWQERLRLA from the coding sequence GGCTTCGGACTGCAGCCCCATCTGGAAAAGGCCATGTTCCAGCTCTCCACCGGCAGCCAGCGCAAGGTCTTGCTGGCCGCTGCCCTGGCCAGCGGTGCGCCGCTGACGCTGATCGACGAGCCTGTGGCAGCGCTGGATCGCTCGTCGATTGCTTATTTGTGCGCCGCCCTGGCGCGCGAGGCCGCACGCCCGCCCGGCCTGGCCCGGCGTGTCTTGGCGGTGGCCCACTGGGACGCTCTGGCAGACGATATTGCCTGGCAGGAACGGCTCAGGCTGGCCTGA